The DNA region GGCCCCGCACATCAATATCAGCAAAAGCATTAACAAGCCTGTCCAGAAAGGAAGGCTCCTTTGCCTTTATAACAATAGTGTTCTTCTCTATGGTATAACCTAAAGATTGATTACTGAGACTTGTTTTCAGCACATCATCAAGTGCTGTATTTATAAAGTTGACATTGATTGGCCTGGCAGCGTTTAATTCTGCCGTTTTCCATACAACATTGTAACCGGTTTGCTTTTTAATTTCAGTAAACAACTGCTTCAATGATCCATCTTTTGACCTGAAGGTTACCCTTTGGGCAAAGCCGGATGCACTGACCTGCATAATGGTTGCAATTAATATTACGGTGGTAAGTCGCATAATGAGCAGGATTTTCTGGAAACACGGTAATTGCATACCCCGTTTCCTGGTATAAATTTTATACATTTGCTTTAGTTTGGTGTTAGTTGATAGTCCAAAAATTTATTAAATAATGCCAGGCATTGGCCAGCAGTGTTCCACCACTTCTGGCCCTTTTTTATTCAGGCATTTACATTGCGGGTAGTTATCTGTTCACTATTATCCTCCTTCCTTCAATTTTAAAATGCACGCCCCCTGTTAATTCCAGCATTCTTAAAACGTCAGATACATTTCCGAACTTGGTTATAGTTCCTCCAAATAACTGAGTTTGCATATTTTCATCCTGATACCGTATTTCCAAATCATACCATCTGGCTATTTTCCGCATGATGATCCCCAATTGCTCATCATTGAACATAAATTCTCCATTTTTCCATGCAACAGCTTCCTGTGCATTAACCTGGTTTATTTTTATCTTTCCACCCGCCACTACCGCTTCCTCATTAGGGCTTAATATAGCAGCGTCATTTACCTTTACCTTACCTTCAAGCAAGGTGGTTTTTATGTGAGCCTCATCACGATACGCATTGACATTAAAATGCGTCCCTAATACTTCCACTTCCTGACCTGCACTTTTTACCCTAAATGGATGTAATTTATCCTTGGCTACTTCAAAATAGGCTTCGCCACTCAGCTCAACAGTCCTGCCAGGTTGGCCAGAGAAAGTTTTGGGGAATTTAAGGGTGCTGGCAGCGTTAAGCCATATTTTGCTCCCATCCGGAAGAGTAAGTTCATATTGCCCTCCTTTTGGTGTATTGATCTCCATCAACTCATCTTTCACATCTCCTGTCAGGTCGTCATTTAATGGAGATCCATCATTATAACTAAGTTTTCCAGCATCTATTACCACTCCACTTTTAGCATCACTTAATGTAATGGTCTTTCCATTGGCCAGGGTTAAGGTTGCTTTATTCCCCCCCGGTGCAATGTCATTAGCTGAATAGCTGTTCTTGTTTGTTCCGCTTTTGCCTGTACCAGGCCCCGCATTGTAAATCCACAGGCCTATACTCAAAACGATAAGCACAGAGGCTACCGCCGCCATCTGCCATTTTTTTGCATTGGTAAAGAAATGATTAACCTTTAATTTTAAAGGCTTTACATCAACCTTCTCAAGAACCCTCTGATAAGCCAAGTTCAGTTCCTGATCAGATAAAACAGAATTGAATTCATTGCTGTTTAAATCCGCTTCAATCAGCCCATCCAAAACCAAATCATTTTTTACATCAGTAACTGCTTTCTGAAACAAAGCCCATTCCTTGCC from Pedobacter africanus includes:
- a CDS encoding FecR family protein, translated to MEKKEFQELYQLWLQGKMTGKEWALFQKAVTDVKNDLVLDGLIEADLNSNEFNSVLSDQELNLAYQRVLEKVDVKPLKLKVNHFFTNAKKWQMAAVASVLIVLSIGLWIYNAGPGTGKSGTNKNSYSANDIAPGGNKATLTLANGKTITLSDAKSGVVIDAGKLSYNDGSPLNDDLTGDVKDELMEINTPKGGQYELTLPDGSKIWLNAASTLKFPKTFSGQPGRTVELSGEAYFEVAKDKLHPFRVKSAGQEVEVLGTHFNVNAYRDEAHIKTTLLEGKVKVNDAAILSPNEEAVVAGGKIKINQVNAQEAVAWKNGEFMFNDEQLGIIMRKIARWYDLEIRYQDENMQTQLFGGTITKFGNVSDVLRMLELTGGVHFKIEGRRIIVNR